A stretch of Scheffersomyces stipitis CBS 6054 chromosome 2, complete sequence DNA encodes these proteins:
- a CDS encoding RNA binding protein (go_funtion RNA binding) → MTNLQSRSASLSTTVDDSSIVSSPPAALPSFGTKPSMRSASIGSSFFHKDTPNFFGSKSAAVADTSSGSIEEKESSNAVLPTAGSNDLDIVGAIGNLDLDDDFAVDSNEALSQGHPSKSTTPFSQQSTFLYGDNVNSYQFYHPHYPPPPHQGSLTPNPSLGGFAPTTFGASNTPSSTWNNSFIPSSAPPFTYNNAGNNGNKDLAADLPSFVKSFELPSTDESESGSGNDKNADKSSNASNSANVNSNVALFSSPFGGILDSQLHFMPTANLSGGHMVNDKNGESENDLGLSEKGSSNFQGSSPLDFNSHQMNVKKGGYDLAGVPPFPTGLNDNLSMLPNVMGHPGAPGGPMPNMWNQQMMNSQLHPTNMRNTYDGRGMAPPPPPQSGMHPNHHMMGQFNNGANSGTRGNSNSSGNHHNGRHRGNYMNDGMNVHRKMHNSINSSNGHGRRKGDDASKYANAKLSDFTGEIFSLCKDQHGCRFLQRQLDLGREVAEGRNTDSSVLSNDIAATMIFNEIYLKIVELMTDPFGNYLIQKLFENVSVDQRIILVKNAAPEFIRIALDPHGTRALQKLVECISTEEESKLIIGSLSPHIVSLSRDLNGNHVVQKCLQKLKPEENQFIFETASLHCNEIATHRHGCCVLQRCLDHGNSDQRRQLSLKVAENATNLSLDPFGNYVVQYVLSRGDEGSIQIIMDHIKSNIISLSLHKFGSNVIEKSLRINKLTNTLIDVLLKHQDRFSDMLNDAFGNYVLQTSLDVANPQDLNSLSQALQPLLPNIKNTPHGRRIMTKIQSIM, encoded by the exons TCCTCTGGAtctattgaagaaaaagaatcgTCGA ATGCCGTTCTTCCTACGGCTGGTTCGAATGACTTGGATATCGTGGGTGCCATCGGAAATCTCGACTTGGATGACGATTTTGCTGTAGACTCGAACGAGGCTCTTTCCCAAGGTCATCCTTCCAAGTCCACCACTCCTTTTCTGCAACAATCAACCTTTTTGTATGGGGACAACGTGAACAGTTACCAGTTCTACCACCCTCATTACCCTCCGCCACCTCACCAAGGCTCGTTGACACCTAACCCCTCTCTTGGAGGCTTTGCTCCTACTACCTTTGGAGCTTCAAACACGCCTTCCTCTACTTGGAACAACTCGTTCATTCCTTCGTCTGCTCCTCCATTTACTTATAACAACGCTGGAAACAACGGTAACAAGGATTTGGCTGCAGATTTGCCCTCTTTTGTCAAGTCTTTTGAACTTCCTTCGACTGACgaatctgaatctggtTCAGGCAATGATAAGAACGCCGACAAGAGCTCTAACGCATCTAACTCTGCCAATGTCAACTCCAATGTAGCCCTTTTCTCCTCTCCTTTTGGCGGAATCTTGGACTCCCAACTCCATTTTATGCCTACTGCCAATCTTTCTGGCGGCCACATGGTCAACGACAAGAACGGTGAATCTGAAAACGACTTGGGCTTGCTGGAGAAGGGCTCCAGCAACTTCCAGGGATCTTCTCCTCTTGACTTCAATTCCCACCAGATGAACGTTAAGAAAGGAGGCTACGACTTAGCTGGTGTTCCTCCATTTCCTACAGGTTTGAACGACAACTTATCGATGCTTCCCAACGTAATGGGTCATCCTGGAGCTCCGGGAGGCCCCATGCCCAACATGTGGAACCAGCAGATGATGAATTCTCAGTTGCACCCCACAAATATGAGAAACACCTATGACGGCAGAGGCATGGctcctccacctcctcctcaGAGCGGAATGCATCCTAACCATCACATGATGGGCCAATTCAACAACGGTGCCAACTCAGGAACTCGTGGAAACAGCAATAGCAGCGGCAACCACCACAATGGCCGCCACCGTGGCAATTACATGAACGATGGTATGAATGTCCATCGCAAGATGCACAACAGCATCAACAGTAGCAATGGCCACGGCAGAAGAAAAGGCGACGATGCTTCAAAGTATGCCAATGCCAAATTGAGTGATTTTACGGGCGAGATCTTCTCGTTGTGTAAAGACCAGCATGGTTGTAGATTCTTGCAACGTCAGTTGGACTTGGGCCGTGAAGTTGCAGAAGGCAGGAATACCGATTCTTCTGTCTTGTCAAACGACATTGCTGCCACTATGATATTCAACGAAATCTACTTgaaaattgttgaattgatGACGGATCCGTTCGGCAACTACTTGATTCAGAAGTTATTTGAGAACGTTTCCGTAGACCAGAGAATTATCTTGGTCAAAAACGCCGCTCCTGAGTTCATTCGTATTGCATTAGATCCACACGGTACGAGAGCTTTGCAAAAGTTGGTGGAGTGCATTTCTACCGAAGAGGAGTCGAAGTTGATTATTGGTTCCTTGAGCCCTCATATTGTATCTTTATCGAGAGACTTGAACGGTAACCATGTAGTACAGAAGTGTttgcagaagttgaagccGGAAGAGAACCAGTTCATCTTCGAAACAGCATCATTGCATTGCAACGAAATCGCTACTCACAGACACGGCTGTTGTGTCTTACAGAGATGTTTGGACCACGGCAACTCGGACCAACGTAGGCAGTTGTCGTTAAAGGTGGCTGAAAATGCCACCAACTTATCGCTTGACCCATTCGGCAACTACGTAGTTCAGTATGTCTTGTCCAGAGGTGACGAGGGATCGATCCAGATCATCATGGATCAcatcaagtccaacatcATTTCTTTATCGCTCCACAAATTCGGTTCCAACGTCATTGAAAAGTCGTTGagaatcaacaagttgaccAACACCTTGATCGACGTCTTGTTGAAGCACCAGGACAGATTCTCGGACATGTTGAATGACGCCTTTGGTAACTACGTGTTGCAAACCAGTTTGGATGTAGCCAATCCGCAGGACTTGAACAGCTTGTCTCAAGCGTTGCAGCCCTTGTTGCCCAATATCAAGAATACTCCTCATGGCAGAAGGATTATGACCAAGATCCAGAGCATTATGTGA